In one Paenibacillus sp. JQZ6Y-1 genomic region, the following are encoded:
- a CDS encoding PTS transporter subunit EIIC: MRQEDRHSPAAKRRERSRHMQELATQLIEQSGGLPNVQEVLHCTTRIRLRLHRPELANHSALAEIPEVHNVCQVGTQLQMIVGPELTFRLHRQIERQMQHMSDPLLAGGTQTNIQNEQNEAQQTIQQPNMLEQTEQMGQTPLRHPQRMAEQLLSASDEPFVTEQSPFASIATSDQTIEKSPSARRSLTTRIVDAVSFFSDIIVPMIPIFVAAGILLGLVSLLQFLGWASVDTLWFRLLQLLTGSIFQIISVMFGYYAAKRFGGTPVLGAVLGMLMSRPEIVGSNGMPPSVISSFGLVALPQFSYQGTAIPVIVAAMLMAMLEIRLRRVIPNSVHVLVIPVLSLLGGSILALFVIGPLSGWLGHWCAALLKHLYAYGGTWFGLVLGGAYSSIVLTGLHQSLQAIEAGLISNPDIAVNFLLPIWSMANVAQGGAGLAVYLRTRDSMLRKAALPGALIAFLGITEPVALGVNLKLVRPFIAAAAGGAVGGAYIGWHHVVASSFGLTGIPMLAFIIPFGWSNFIHYMTGFVLATGTAFVLTLLLGRSGHSS; this comes from the coding sequence ATGCGGCAGGAGGATCGTCATTCCCCAGCTGCCAAGCGGCGCGAACGGAGCCGACATATGCAGGAGTTGGCGACCCAATTGATTGAACAGTCCGGCGGCTTGCCTAATGTGCAGGAAGTACTGCACTGCACGACCCGTATTCGTCTGCGACTACATCGTCCTGAATTGGCGAATCATTCCGCTCTTGCCGAGATTCCAGAGGTACACAATGTATGTCAGGTCGGCACACAGTTGCAAATGATTGTAGGACCAGAGCTGACGTTTCGACTGCATCGGCAGATTGAGCGCCAAATGCAGCATATGTCTGATCCGTTGCTGGCTGGTGGCACTCAGACGAATATACAGAACGAACAGAATGAAGCCCAACAAACGATACAGCAACCGAACATGCTGGAGCAAACAGAGCAGATGGGACAGACGCCACTGCGTCATCCACAACGTATGGCAGAGCAATTACTGTCTGCATCCGATGAACCGTTTGTAACTGAACAGTCGCCCTTTGCGTCAATCGCTACTTCTGATCAAACAATCGAGAAGTCGCCTTCTGCCAGACGTTCGCTGACTACGCGTATAGTGGATGCGGTATCGTTCTTTTCCGACATTATCGTACCAATGATTCCTATCTTTGTGGCAGCAGGTATATTGCTTGGACTGGTTAGTCTGCTGCAATTCCTCGGCTGGGCGTCAGTGGATACACTTTGGTTCCGGCTGCTGCAATTGCTGACCGGCTCGATTTTTCAGATTATTAGCGTGATGTTTGGCTATTATGCTGCCAAACGCTTTGGCGGTACGCCTGTATTGGGAGCCGTATTGGGCATGTTGATGTCTAGACCTGAGATTGTTGGCAGTAACGGTATGCCGCCATCGGTTATTTCGTCATTTGGTCTAGTAGCACTGCCGCAGTTCAGTTATCAGGGGACTGCGATTCCAGTTATCGTGGCTGCCATGTTGATGGCGATGCTGGAAATTCGCTTGCGCCGCGTCATTCCCAATTCTGTGCATGTACTAGTCATTCCGGTATTATCGCTGCTTGGCGGAAGCATTCTGGCACTGTTCGTGATCGGTCCGCTCTCTGGCTGGCTCGGTCATTGGTGTGCTGCATTGCTGAAGCATCTATACGCATACGGTGGCACTTGGTTTGGACTGGTGCTGGGCGGGGCGTATAGCAGTATTGTGCTGACAGGGCTGCATCAGAGCTTGCAGGCGATTGAAGCAGGCTTAATCTCCAATCCAGATATTGCAGTAAATTTTCTGCTACCGATCTGGTCAATGGCAAATGTGGCGCAGGGTGGTGCTGGACTAGCGGTATATTTGCGCACTCGCGACTCTATGCTGCGTAAGGCGGCACTGCCTGGTGCATTGATTGCCTTTCTCGGCATTACGGAACCGGTAGCGCTTGGCGTCAATCTAAAGCTGGTGCGTCCGTTTATTGCAGCGGCGGCTGGCGGTGCGGTCGGTGGTGCTTATATCGGCTGGCATCATGTCGTTGCCAGCTCCTTCGGCTTGACGGGGATTCCGATGCTGGCATTTATTATTCCGTTTGGCTGGTCCAATTTTATTCATTATATGACCGGTTTTGTGCTGGCGACAGGTACGGCATTTGTGCTGACCTTGCTGCTGGGCAGAAGCGGGCATTCATCATAA
- a CDS encoding glycoside hydrolase family 68 protein codes for MNMNQWYKKAAAVTVAAALLAGGTTTFASGNGQDYKGGSHTRPTHPVPENPTLPSVIDDTYGFSHITRFDALKIPKQQQQSQFQVPAFNKDEIRNIPSAVGKDANGNTINLDVWDTWPLQNADGTVANYNGYEIVFGLAGDPKVSSDTFIYLFYKKADDQSLDAWKNAGRVFKDTDKLVPNDWILNHQSEEWSGSATMTKDGKVRLFYTNRHPWDADQGFYGKQTLTTAQVNVSQPSDGTLKVDGVEDFKSIFDGDGKMYQTVNQAFSAGDYSDNHTLRDPHYVEDNGHKYLVFEANTGSETGYQGDEMFYNKAYYGGSDAFFNSEREKLLNSPNKDYMAIANGALGIIELNDDYSLKRVMKPLIASNTVTDEIERANIFKMNGKWYLFTDTRGAKMFLDGVDAEDIYMLGYVSNSIDGPYKPLNDSGLVLHQDLNPRDVTWTYAHFAIPQVKGNKVVITSYMTNRGYFANQQSTFAPSFEVAIHGNNTSVVPNSTLNQGQVTAK; via the coding sequence ATGAACATGAATCAATGGTACAAAAAGGCGGCAGCCGTTACTGTGGCGGCAGCGCTGCTGGCAGGCGGCACAACGACATTTGCCAGTGGCAATGGGCAGGATTACAAAGGCGGTTCGCATACACGTCCGACACATCCTGTGCCGGAAAACCCAACTCTTCCATCGGTGATTGACGATACATATGGCTTCTCGCATATCACCCGTTTTGATGCACTGAAAATTCCTAAGCAGCAACAGCAATCGCAATTCCAAGTCCCTGCATTCAATAAGGACGAGATTCGCAATATCCCATCCGCAGTGGGTAAGGATGCTAACGGCAATACGATTAATCTGGACGTATGGGATACATGGCCGCTGCAAAATGCAGATGGTACGGTTGCCAACTACAATGGCTATGAGATCGTATTCGGTCTAGCTGGCGATCCGAAAGTATCGTCCGACACATTCATCTATCTATTTTATAAAAAAGCAGATGACCAATCGCTGGATGCTTGGAAAAATGCAGGTCGTGTCTTCAAAGACACGGACAAGCTCGTGCCAAATGACTGGATTCTTAATCATCAATCCGAAGAATGGTCTGGATCGGCAACGATGACTAAGGATGGCAAGGTACGCCTGTTCTACACGAACCGTCATCCGTGGGATGCAGATCAAGGTTTCTACGGCAAACAGACGCTTACAACCGCACAGGTGAATGTATCCCAGCCGAGCGACGGTACACTGAAAGTGGACGGCGTAGAGGATTTCAAATCGATCTTCGATGGCGATGGCAAGATGTACCAGACAGTCAATCAGGCATTCAGCGCTGGTGATTACTCCGATAACCATACGCTGCGTGACCCGCACTATGTCGAGGACAACGGTCACAAGTATCTTGTATTTGAAGCCAATACTGGTTCCGAGACAGGCTATCAGGGCGACGAGATGTTTTACAATAAAGCGTACTATGGCGGCAGTGACGCGTTCTTCAATAGTGAACGTGAGAAGCTGTTGAACAGCCCCAACAAAGATTATATGGCTATCGCCAACGGAGCGCTCGGCATTATCGAACTGAATGATGATTATTCGCTGAAAAGAGTGATGAAGCCGCTCATCGCATCTAACACTGTAACGGATGAGATCGAACGCGCCAACATTTTCAAAATGAATGGTAAATGGTATCTGTTCACCGATACACGCGGTGCCAAAATGTTCCTTGACGGTGTCGATGCAGAAGACATTTACATGCTCGGCTATGTGTCCAATTCGATCGATGGTCCGTACAAGCCGCTAAATGACAGTGGACTGGTGCTGCATCAGGATCTGAATCCGCGTGATGTGACATGGACCTATGCACACTTCGCGATTCCGCAGGTGAAAGGCAATAAAGTCGTTATTACAAGTTATATGACCAACCGTGGCTATTTTGCTAATCAGCAGTCTACCTTTGCTCCAAGTTTTGAAGTAGCTATTCATGGGAACAATACATCGGTTGTGCCGAACAGTACGTTGAATCAAGGTCAAGTAACAGCGAAATAA
- a CDS encoding PRD domain-containing protein — protein MKIKKILNNNAVIVDDQGQEKIVMGGGISFEKGKNDVVDPSRIEKVFILEDQERYGYLQEMLQKLPEEEIAVSEHIISYAERELHVSFNEHIHIALTDHLSHALERLRSGMIIHNTLLEEIRILYPAEFRIGLYARELIATRLQVDIPEDEVGYIAMHIHTAVMNAGSGATSSGLASLIRDMVEDIEYVLNQPLDRKSAAYERLISQLKSILQSSVDGHPAAELDEEIIVIARDKYANWYEHVQEMTDHAEDEYGYTCTDSQRVLIAIELQRLQERLGHPAR, from the coding sequence ATGAAAATCAAAAAGATTCTGAACAACAACGCTGTCATCGTCGACGATCAAGGACAGGAGAAAATTGTAATGGGCGGCGGCATATCGTTTGAAAAAGGTAAAAACGATGTCGTTGATCCTAGTCGCATTGAGAAAGTATTCATTTTGGAGGATCAGGAGCGGTACGGCTATTTGCAGGAAATGCTGCAAAAGCTGCCGGAAGAGGAAATCGCCGTGTCGGAGCATATTATTTCCTATGCCGAGCGAGAGCTGCATGTATCCTTTAATGAGCATATTCATATTGCGCTGACTGATCATCTGTCGCATGCGCTGGAGCGGTTGCGCAGTGGCATGATCATTCATAATACCCTGCTGGAGGAAATACGGATTCTGTATCCAGCAGAATTCCGTATTGGCTTATATGCTCGCGAGCTCATCGCTACTCGGCTACAGGTTGATATTCCAGAGGATGAAGTCGGTTATATCGCTATGCACATTCATACGGCTGTGATGAATGCAGGCTCTGGTGCCACTTCCTCTGGTCTGGCATCGCTCATTCGCGATATGGTGGAAGATATTGAATACGTGCTGAATCAACCGTTAGATCGCAAATCAGCAGCTTATGAGCGCTTGATCAGCCAATTGAAAAGTATACTGCAATCCTCGGTCGACGGTCATCCTGCTGCGGAGTTGGATGAGGAGATCATCGTCATCGCCCGCGACAAGTATGCGAATTGGTATGAGCATGTGCAGGAGATGACAGATCATGCAGAGGATGAATATGGATATACTTGCACCGATAGTCAGCGTGTGTTGATCGCCATTGAGCTGCAACGTTTACAGGAGAGGTTAGGTCATCCAGCCCGTTGA
- a CDS encoding stalk domain-containing protein, with amino-acid sequence MKKINMLWIIPALAMVIGFLPALPAQAQAATTLTIITPTGEKLDGGTLLITKGKLMLPLRQLAKATNSQFHVASNGKVTLAPWAGEVYTFKLGQGEYKFNQQQGTSQMSAPVQKMNGQVYIPAAFIQYLGYNYTYNKPTLTIQLPLSAKQRQILYKGDLAAARELITSGGLPIPIPGNHSLRQPLQVKSDGESLDREYLFPEGEALRFYYVYGDTISFVEFKNDFPVITWQAHGLSAATGDFHTMNDLLTFQLKDKWGNIPLKNQNFLYYINGGWGDSNLRESGILHADNSFHRTGRVYIVGGGISDQSGTISYTLPNEKRTDARSY; translated from the coding sequence GATCATTCCTGCATTGGCGATGGTGATTGGATTTCTACCTGCCTTGCCTGCACAAGCACAAGCAGCAACCACATTAACCATCATTACACCAACTGGAGAAAAGCTGGACGGCGGTACCTTACTCATCACCAAAGGAAAGCTCATGCTTCCGCTGCGTCAGCTTGCTAAAGCTACCAACTCTCAATTTCACGTAGCTTCTAATGGCAAAGTCACACTAGCACCATGGGCAGGCGAGGTGTATACCTTCAAGCTTGGTCAAGGAGAATACAAGTTTAATCAGCAACAGGGAACTTCACAGATGTCTGCCCCTGTACAGAAGATGAATGGGCAAGTCTATATTCCCGCAGCTTTTATTCAATATTTAGGCTACAACTATACTTATAACAAGCCAACATTGACGATTCAATTGCCATTGAGTGCGAAGCAACGACAGATTTTGTACAAGGGTGATTTGGCAGCGGCACGCGAACTGATCACGAGTGGGGGGCTACCGATCCCTATCCCGGGGAATCATAGTTTGCGACAGCCATTACAAGTCAAATCTGACGGGGAAAGTCTGGATCGTGAATATTTATTCCCAGAGGGGGAAGCGCTGCGTTTTTATTATGTGTATGGAGATACGATTTCCTTTGTCGAATTTAAAAATGACTTCCCCGTTATTACATGGCAGGCGCATGGATTAAGTGCCGCTACAGGCGACTTTCACACGATGAATGATCTGCTTACATTTCAATTAAAGGATAAATGGGGCAATATTCCACTAAAGAATCAGAACTTTTTATATTATATAAACGGTGGTTGGGGAGATAGCAATTTGAGGGAATCGGGTATTCTTCATGCCGATAATAGCTTTCATCGAACAGGCAGAGTATATATCGTAGGCGGCGGAATTTCCGATCAATCAGGTACGATTTCGTATACGTTACCAAATGAAAAACGAACGGATGCCCGCTCCTACTAA
- the hepT gene encoding type VII toxin-antitoxin system HepT family RNase toxin, translated as MHLSSEMIQPIIQRLREQCDAELILLIGSAARGELRADSDIDLVYMASPHHRPLSTYRRYMLAQELADWLGRDVDLIDFASASTVFQLQIATTAVVLYEQNMLVRPLAWITAYRDYALLGERRQLVIDTLLPPQSQSQSQSQSQSQSQSQSQSQSQSQSMMTDIAKKSSFILPVESHKDAVVEHPKNDRQVAADGYSAVSTGGAFTVNRDIILNKSATIRRCVQRIHEEYEGNVDNLYNFTRQDSIILNLQRACEGCLDLAMHLISENKLGVPQSSRDAFDLLQRSGIIDTALNRSLKAMVGFRNIAMHDYQAVQVEILEEMIEEQLPDFEQFIRCVEQSG; from the coding sequence ATGCACCTGTCTTCTGAGATGATACAGCCGATCATTCAACGGCTGCGTGAACAGTGCGATGCGGAGCTGATCTTGCTGATTGGGTCTGCGGCACGCGGGGAGTTGCGAGCGGATAGCGATATCGATCTGGTGTATATGGCATCACCGCATCATCGACCTTTATCGACGTATCGGCGGTATATGCTTGCACAGGAGTTAGCGGATTGGCTGGGGCGAGATGTGGATTTGATCGATTTTGCTAGTGCCAGTACGGTCTTTCAATTGCAAATTGCTACAACGGCAGTCGTGTTATATGAGCAGAATATGCTTGTTCGACCGCTGGCATGGATCACAGCTTATCGCGATTATGCGCTGCTAGGTGAGCGCAGACAACTGGTGATCGACACCCTGTTGCCACCACAGTCACAGTCACAGTCACAGTCACAGTCACAGTCACAGTCACAGTCACAGTCACAGTCACAGTCACAGTCACAGTCGATGATGACGGATATTGCGAAGAAGTCTAGCTTTATTTTGCCAGTAGAATCCCATAAGGATGCAGTAGTCGAGCATCCTAAAAATGATAGACAAGTAGCTGCTGATGGATATTCAGCAGTTTCTACAGGAGGAGCTTTTACCGTGAATCGAGATATTATATTGAACAAATCCGCTACCATTCGTCGATGTGTGCAGCGGATTCATGAAGAATATGAAGGAAATGTCGACAATCTGTACAATTTTACACGGCAGGATTCGATTATTCTGAATTTACAGCGTGCCTGTGAAGGTTGTCTTGATCTGGCGATGCATCTCATTTCTGAGAATAAACTTGGTGTTCCGCAAAGCAGTCGGGATGCGTTTGATCTGTTGCAGCGTAGCGGCATCATCGACACTGCGCTCAATCGCAGTCTGAAGGCGATGGTTGGTTTTCGCAATATCGCTATGCACGATTATCAGGCAGTGCAGGTAGAGATTTTGGAAGAGATGATTGAGGAGCAGCTGCCTGATTTTGAACAATTTATTAGGTGTGTGGAGCAGAGCGGCTGA
- a CDS encoding glycoside hydrolase family 32 protein, with product MKHPDNRQTSRSNTLRRWIWPLGLTGVIAVGTAACYELQPDTPSTPAQAEASSQNGEAGINNQQSTGSSAYPQSPSNGTNQQSAEAQLSTNGQQINGYRSNYHFTVPDKWKNDPQRPVYANGKYHYYYLYNKDYPNGNGTEWRHATSTDLVHWQDHGVAIPKYTSANGDPWSGSVVVDTNNTAGLGKNTMVAIVTQPSANGGAQEQYLWYSKDGGNTFKAYGNKPILSNPGNADFRDPKLVWDRQSKRWIMLMAEGNRIGFYTSKNLKSWRYVSDFVADNIGTLECPDLYRMRASNGTYKWVLGVSANGRASGQPNTYAYWIGTFNGLGFKADDTKPQWLDYGFDWYAAVTFEDGTSSKPYDHRYALAWMNNWDYANNTPTLQDGYNGTDSMVRQIQLKQSSNGYTLLSQPIRGLSQFVTATQQIPRIEVDGKYKLDVKGSSYQLDADISWSDLKNAGFQLRRSPDGSRHVDAGVFVEGGYTYVNRSYTGHPDDNNNLLESRAPFDSSNKKVHLKLLVDKTSVEMFVDGGQVTLSNLVFPKPGDQGIALYSEGGKAVFDHVVIKYLGK from the coding sequence ATGAAGCATCCAGATAACCGTCAAACATCGAGATCGAACACCCTGCGCAGGTGGATATGGCCGCTGGGCTTGACCGGAGTAATCGCTGTTGGCACAGCAGCGTGCTACGAATTACAGCCTGATACACCATCGACACCAGCACAAGCAGAAGCCAGCAGCCAGAACGGTGAAGCGGGTATAAATAATCAACAAAGTACAGGAAGTTCCGCTTATCCGCAAAGCCCATCCAATGGAACAAACCAGCAGAGTGCAGAAGCCCAATTATCCACTAACGGACAGCAAATCAACGGCTATCGTTCGAACTACCATTTCACTGTACCGGATAAATGGAAAAATGATCCCCAGCGTCCGGTCTATGCTAATGGCAAATATCATTACTATTATTTGTATAACAAGGACTATCCGAACGGTAATGGCACCGAATGGCGTCATGCTACTTCTACCGATCTCGTACACTGGCAGGATCACGGCGTAGCGATTCCGAAGTATACGAGCGCCAACGGTGATCCATGGTCAGGCTCGGTTGTAGTGGATACGAATAATACTGCTGGTCTGGGTAAGAATACGATGGTCGCGATCGTGACCCAGCCTTCCGCCAATGGTGGCGCCCAGGAGCAGTATCTATGGTATAGCAAGGATGGGGGCAATACGTTTAAGGCATACGGCAATAAGCCCATTTTGTCCAATCCCGGCAATGCCGATTTTCGTGATCCGAAGCTAGTCTGGGATCGGCAGTCGAAACGCTGGATTATGCTGATGGCAGAGGGCAATCGTATCGGCTTTTATACGTCCAAGAACTTGAAAAGCTGGCGCTATGTCAGCGACTTTGTAGCCGACAATATCGGTACACTGGAATGCCCTGATCTATACCGCATGCGGGCATCGAATGGCACATATAAATGGGTGCTTGGCGTCAGTGCCAACGGTCGCGCATCCGGTCAACCGAATACGTATGCGTATTGGATCGGTACCTTTAACGGACTGGGTTTCAAAGCGGATGATACAAAACCGCAATGGCTTGATTACGGCTTTGACTGGTATGCGGCAGTGACCTTTGAAGATGGCACCAGCAGCAAGCCGTACGATCATCGCTATGCGCTTGCATGGATGAATAACTGGGACTACGCGAACAATACGCCGACTCTGCAAGATGGATATAACGGCACCGACTCCATGGTACGTCAGATTCAATTGAAACAGTCGTCCAACGGCTATACATTGTTATCCCAGCCGATTCGCGGATTGTCCCAATTCGTCACTGCTACCCAGCAGATTCCCCGAATAGAAGTAGACGGAAAATACAAGCTAGATGTCAAAGGCTCATCTTATCAGCTGGACGCCGACATCTCATGGTCCGATTTGAAAAATGCAGGTTTTCAGCTGCGACGTTCTCCAGATGGATCGCGGCATGTAGATGCGGGTGTGTTCGTGGAAGGCGGTTATACGTATGTCAATCGCTCCTATACAGGGCATCCTGACGATAACAACAATCTACTGGAAAGTCGCGCTCCTTTTGATTCGTCCAACAAAAAGGTACATCTGAAACTATTGGTTGATAAAACAAGTGTGGAAATGTTCGTGGATGGTGGGCAGGTGACGCTTTCTAATCTGGTATTCCCGAAGCCGGGCGATCAAGGCATTGCGCTGTATAGCGAAGGTGGTAAAGCGGTGTTTGATCATGTTGTCATCAAATATCTCGGCAAATAG
- a CDS encoding epoxide hydrolase N-terminal domain-containing protein — MGRQPFTIDIAQHQIDDLKDRLLRTKWPSTFHGDPWSLGADLHFMQRLVEYWVNEYDWRKQEQWLNSFPQFTTTIDELDIHFIHCVLLRVRVLLCLRV; from the coding sequence TTGGGAAGGCAGCCTTTTACTATTGATATTGCTCAGCACCAAATCGATGATCTGAAGGACAGATTACTACGTACCAAATGGCCGTCTACGTTTCATGGTGACCCGTGGTCCTTAGGTGCTGATCTTCATTTTATGCAGCGTTTAGTGGAGTATTGGGTGAACGAATATGACTGGCGTAAGCAAGAACAGTGGCTAAATAGCTTTCCGCAGTTTACGACTACTATTGATGAATTGGATATTCATTTTATCCATTGCGTTTTGCTGAGGGTGAGGGTGTTACTGTGCCTACGGGTGTGA